In Saccharolobus solfataricus, a genomic segment contains:
- a CDS encoding [LysW]-aminoadipate/[LysW]-glutamate kinase, with amino-acid sequence MIVVKIGGRVVKNSLDKIILDILNINDKVILVHGGGDIVTDYTKRLGIEPVFVTSPEGIRSRYTTKEELEVYIMAMSLINKSITSKLCSLGKNAIGITGVDGGLLLAERKKRIVVIDERGKKRIIEGGYTGKVKEVRSEIINHLVKLFDIIVVSPIALDVEERTPLNIDGDQAAFAISKALRANVLILLSDVEGVLVEGKVINRLTPSEAKELSKKIGPGMNRKLLMAAESVENGVNKVIIGSGVKDRPIINALELNGTVIANG; translated from the coding sequence ATGATAGTAGTTAAAATAGGTGGAAGAGTAGTTAAGAATTCATTAGATAAGATAATTTTAGATATATTAAATATAAATGACAAGGTAATCTTGGTGCATGGAGGAGGAGACATCGTAACAGACTACACTAAAAGATTAGGAATTGAACCAGTTTTCGTAACATCACCAGAAGGTATAAGAAGCAGATACACTACAAAAGAAGAATTAGAAGTTTACATTATGGCAATGAGCCTTATAAATAAATCAATTACTTCAAAATTGTGCAGCTTAGGTAAAAACGCTATAGGAATTACTGGCGTCGATGGGGGTTTACTGCTGGCAGAAAGAAAGAAAAGAATAGTCGTTATAGACGAAAGAGGAAAGAAAAGGATAATTGAGGGTGGATATACGGGGAAAGTAAAAGAAGTGAGGAGTGAAATTATAAATCATTTAGTTAAATTGTTTGATATAATAGTAGTATCACCTATAGCGTTAGATGTTGAAGAGAGAACTCCACTAAATATTGACGGAGATCAAGCCGCATTTGCTATAAGTAAAGCTTTGAGAGCAAACGTGTTAATACTTCTTTCAGATGTTGAAGGGGTATTAGTAGAAGGAAAAGTAATTAACAGGCTTACTCCTAGCGAGGCGAAAGAGCTTTCGAAAAAAATAGGACCTGGAATGAATAGAAAGTTACTAATGGCTGCCGAAAGTGTTGAGAACGGCGTTAATAAAGTAATAATAGGGTCTGGAGTTAAAGATAGACCAATTATCAATGCATTAGAACTCAATGGGACGGTGATAGCGAATGGGTAA
- the lysM gene encoding HTH-type transcriptional regulator LysM, whose amino-acid sequence MGNANIDESDLKILEILKKNARTPYTLIAKELKVSEAAIRKRIEKLIRQGIIKRFTIEYELENEIRAIVMVQSTPQIPTPEISKKIAKIPGVEVVYETTGDYDILVIVRGTNITSINRTIDEIRSIQGVVGTNSTIILRTWF is encoded by the coding sequence ATGGGTAATGCAAATATTGATGAAAGTGATTTAAAAATATTAGAGATTCTGAAAAAGAACGCCAGAACACCTTACACATTGATAGCCAAGGAGCTTAAGGTAAGCGAAGCCGCAATACGAAAAAGAATAGAGAAATTAATACGGCAAGGTATAATTAAGAGATTTACTATAGAATATGAGCTAGAAAATGAGATTAGAGCAATAGTTATGGTTCAATCTACGCCACAAATACCGACACCAGAAATATCTAAAAAGATAGCAAAAATTCCAGGAGTTGAAGTAGTATATGAAACTACTGGAGATTATGATATTCTAGTAATAGTTAGAGGGACAAACATTACATCAATCAATAGGACAATAGATGAGATTAGAAGCATTCAAGGTGTTGTGGGAACAAATAGTACTATTATCCTTAGAACCTGGTTCTAA
- the lysW/argW gene encoding alpha-aminoadipate/glutamate carrier protein LysW produces the protein MVNLKCPICGGEITVEDDALPGELVEHECGAQLEVVKQNGKLSLRLAEQIGEDWGE, from the coding sequence ATGGTAAATCTAAAATGTCCTATCTGTGGTGGAGAAATAACTGTAGAAGACGATGCGTTACCAGGAGAACTTGTAGAACATGAATGCGGAGCTCAATTAGAAGTTGTAAAACAAAACGGCAAATTGTCACTTAGACTAGCAGAGCAAATAGGTGAGGATTGGGGAGAGTGA
- the lysX gene encoding lysine biosynthesis protein LysX codes for MKIGILYDMPRWEEKNLIEEGKKLGYQVATIYSKDFVLFSNDFTIDNDTDLFIQRNVSHNRALITSFLVEQVGYPVINDHTTLIRCENKIFTTYILARHNIPTPKTFIAFDKTNAIEYSKKLGYPVVIKPVEGSWGRMVAKADNLDVLYSYLEYQEFSTQKYKDIYYIQEFVNKPNRDIRIFVIGDETPVGIYRVNENNWRTNTALGAKAYPLKIDEELRELALKVKDIIGGFFLGIDIFEDKDRGYLVDEVNGVPEYKNTVRVNNFNVSKFLLEKAAEWVKK; via the coding sequence GTGAAAATAGGAATTCTATATGACATGCCCAGATGGGAGGAAAAAAACCTTATTGAAGAGGGGAAAAAATTAGGTTATCAAGTTGCTACTATATATAGTAAGGATTTTGTCCTTTTTTCAAATGATTTTACTATCGATAATGATACAGATCTTTTTATCCAAAGAAACGTATCACATAACAGAGCCCTTATTACTTCATTTTTAGTAGAACAAGTTGGCTATCCTGTAATAAATGACCACACGACTTTAATTAGATGTGAAAACAAAATTTTTACTACCTATATTTTAGCTAGACATAATATACCAACACCTAAAACTTTCATAGCATTCGATAAGACAAATGCAATAGAATATTCAAAAAAGCTAGGCTATCCAGTAGTTATAAAGCCTGTTGAAGGAAGTTGGGGAAGAATGGTAGCTAAAGCTGATAACTTAGACGTACTATATAGCTATCTAGAGTATCAAGAGTTTAGCACGCAAAAATATAAGGATATATATTATATACAAGAATTCGTTAACAAACCAAATAGAGATATAAGGATATTCGTAATAGGAGACGAGACGCCAGTTGGAATTTACAGAGTTAACGAAAACAATTGGAGAACCAATACTGCATTAGGTGCAAAGGCCTATCCTCTTAAAATAGATGAGGAACTCAGAGAACTCGCATTAAAAGTAAAGGACATAATAGGGGGTTTCTTTTTAGGAATAGACATTTTTGAAGATAAGGATCGTGGATACCTCGTAGATGAAGTTAATGGAGTACCAGAATACAAAAATACTGTAAGAGTAAACAATTTTAATGTATCAAAATTCCTTTTAGAAAAGGCAGCGGAATGGGTGAAAAAATGA
- the lysJ gene encoding [LysW]-aminoadipate semialdehyde/glutamate semialdehyde transaminase: MIKLLKFYQDRGIKIIKGEGQYVWDEKNNKYLDMHAGHGVAFLGHRNKVIIDHLKKQMEEISTLSLAFDTPIREEMIKELDELKPEDLDNLFLLNSGSEAVELALKIARKITKRRKIVAFKNSFHGRSMGALSVTWNKKYREPFEPLIGPVEFLEYNNVDSLKSITEDTAAVIVEPVQGEGGVIPAKKEFVKSLREVTEKVNALLIIDEVQTGFGRTGKIWAYQHFDIKPDILTAGKAIGGGFPVSAVFLPNWISEKIEEGDHGSTYGGNPLAAAAVTAACKVAKSEKIAEQAQKKGELFMRILKEKLEDFKIVREIRGLGLMIGIDLKVNPSIAIKVLQDEKVLSLKAGLTTIRFLPPYLITQSDMEWASDATRKGISETESKRVAS; encoded by the coding sequence ATGATAAAGTTATTAAAATTCTATCAAGACAGAGGAATTAAAATTATTAAAGGAGAAGGGCAATACGTCTGGGATGAAAAGAACAATAAATATTTGGATATGCACGCGGGGCATGGAGTAGCCTTTCTTGGTCATAGAAATAAAGTTATTATTGATCATTTGAAAAAGCAAATGGAGGAAATCTCTACTCTTTCCTTAGCTTTTGATACACCAATACGAGAAGAGATGATAAAAGAACTAGATGAGTTAAAACCAGAGGACTTAGATAATTTATTCCTTTTGAATAGTGGATCTGAAGCAGTAGAGTTGGCATTAAAAATTGCTAGAAAAATTACCAAAAGAAGAAAAATTGTTGCATTTAAAAACTCCTTCCATGGAAGAAGTATGGGTGCCCTATCAGTAACTTGGAATAAGAAATATAGAGAACCTTTTGAACCATTAATCGGCCCAGTAGAATTCTTAGAATATAATAATGTAGATTCTCTAAAGAGTATTACGGAAGATACGGCTGCAGTAATAGTAGAACCAGTACAAGGTGAAGGGGGTGTAATACCAGCTAAGAAAGAGTTTGTAAAGAGTTTAAGAGAAGTTACGGAAAAGGTTAACGCTCTGTTAATTATAGATGAAGTCCAAACGGGATTCGGTAGAACTGGTAAAATATGGGCATACCAACATTTTGATATAAAACCAGATATACTAACAGCAGGCAAAGCTATTGGTGGAGGTTTCCCAGTAAGTGCAGTATTTTTACCAAATTGGATAAGTGAGAAAATAGAGGAAGGTGATCATGGTTCTACCTATGGGGGAAATCCATTAGCAGCCGCTGCAGTTACTGCAGCATGTAAAGTTGCAAAGTCCGAGAAGATTGCAGAACAAGCTCAAAAGAAAGGAGAACTATTTATGAGAATTCTAAAAGAGAAATTAGAAGATTTCAAAATAGTTAGAGAAATAAGGGGACTTGGATTAATGATAGGAATAGATTTAAAGGTCAATCCTTCGATTGCTATAAAAGTCTTACAAGATGAGAAGGTATTATCATTAAAAGCAGGACTTACAACAATAAGATTCCTACCTCCGTATTTAATAACTCAATCAGATATGGAGTGGGCTTCAGATGCTACAAGAAAAGGAATTAGTGAAACAGAAAGCAAAAGAGTTGCTTCTTGA